A single Terriglobia bacterium DNA region contains:
- a CDS encoding ROK family protein: protein MTAYKRKLRQPNAVWAVDIGGTKIAAARVSRKGELSDYAEIPTPPAGGRKVVEAVVELLEHMPAKGIGAIGVDVPGLAWPDGRVWAPNIPGWKRMPLGPILKKRFGLPTLVESDRNAFVMGEAWHGAARNCRDVVFLAVGTGIGAGILTGGRLLRGHGELAGSVGWMALRNQYQPIYESIGCFEAHASGTGIGLAASKELGRKLSARELTLMARRGNRKAKRVLERAGHDLGLGLANLVDVLNPEVIVIGGGVAAAGNLILDVARKTMKQWGQPLAVRQVRVVRSRLGARASLLGAARLAFDFCDR from the coding sequence ATGACAGCGTATAAAAGGAAACTGCGGCAGCCCAACGCTGTTTGGGCAGTGGATATTGGCGGAACAAAGATCGCCGCTGCGCGCGTCAGCCGAAAAGGCGAACTGTCGGACTATGCCGAAATCCCGACGCCTCCAGCCGGCGGGCGCAAAGTAGTGGAAGCTGTAGTGGAATTGCTGGAGCACATGCCGGCCAAAGGCATCGGAGCCATTGGAGTTGATGTTCCTGGCCTGGCATGGCCGGACGGCCGCGTGTGGGCCCCGAACATTCCCGGCTGGAAGCGCATGCCGCTGGGTCCGATCCTCAAAAAGCGCTTCGGGCTGCCCACGCTGGTGGAAAGCGACCGCAACGCTTTTGTGATGGGTGAAGCCTGGCATGGCGCGGCGCGCAACTGCCGTGACGTGGTTTTCCTGGCCGTAGGCACCGGCATCGGCGCCGGCATCCTTACCGGCGGGCGGCTGCTGCGCGGGCATGGAGAACTGGCCGGGTCGGTGGGCTGGATGGCGCTGCGCAACCAGTACCAGCCCATCTATGAATCAATCGGCTGCTTTGAAGCCCATGCCAGCGGCACGGGGATCGGCCTCGCAGCGAGCAAAGAACTCGGCCGCAAACTCTCAGCCCGTGAACTCACGCTGATGGCGCGGCGTGGCAACCGGAAGGCAAAGCGAGTGCTGGAACGCGCCGGACACGACCTGGGACTTGGCCTCGCGAACCTCGTCGATGTGCTCAATCCGGAAGTCATCGTAATCGGCGGCGGGGTGGCTGCGGCAGGAAACCTGATTCTCGATGTGGCGCGGAAAACAATGAAACAGTGGGGACAGCCGCTCGCCGTAAGGCAAGTTCGCGTGGTGCGCAGCCGCCTGGGTGCGCGTGCGAGCCTGCTGGGTGCGGCCAGGCTGGCGTTTGATTTTTGTGATCGCTGA